One genomic region from Zalophus californianus isolate mZalCal1 chromosome 14, mZalCal1.pri.v2, whole genome shotgun sequence encodes:
- the LOC113912296 gene encoding 40S ribosomal protein S25-like: MPPKDDKKKKDARRSAKKDKDPVNKSGDKAKKKKWSKGKARDKLNDLVLFDKTTYDKLSKEVPSYKFITPAVVSERLKIRGSLARAALQELRSEGLIKLVSKLRAQVIYTRNTKGGDAPAAGEDA, translated from the coding sequence ATGCCGCCCAAGGatgacaagaagaagaaagatgccAGAAGGTCAGCCAAGAAGGACAAAGACCCAGTGAACAAATCTGGGGACAAGGCCAAAAAGAAGAAGTGGTCCAAAGGCAAAGCTCGGGACAAGCTCAATGATCTGGTCTTGTTTGACAAAACGACATATGACAAACTCTCTAAGGAAGTTCCCAGCTATAAGTTTATAACTCCAGCTGTTGTCTCTGAAAGACTGAAGATTCGAGGTTCCCTGGCCAGGGCAGCCCTTCAGGAGCTCCGTAGTGAAGGACTTATTAAACTGGTTTCAAAGCTCAGAGCTCAAGTAATTTACACCAGAAACACCAAGGGTGGAGATGCCCCAGCTGCTGGTGAAGATGCATGA